CAAACCTGCTATTGAGTTGTTGCCACATAGTAAAAAAGTGCGTTGGTCGTTAGATATTGAGCCGCAAGATTTAAGCTAGTAGCCATTTACGATGTTACGTAAGCGGAACTAGTAATTGATTTTGTGAGGCATGTCTCTATGAGGGCTCGGGTTTTGTTAATTATCCCGTAACTTTATGATGTGAAATAAATACACTAGTAGTTCTAGTATTACGCATCTCGGTGTATACCTGTCGCAACGTTATTCGCAAGTACCGCACCGTGCAAAAAATAGAATGAGCTTAAGCTCATCGACCGTTTATTGGGCAGGGTGGCAAACGCTACTGATAAGGGAAAACATAGAAGAGGGTTACATTTATGGCGACAATGAAGGATGTTGCCCAGCTAGCAGGGGTTTCAACAGCGACAGTATCAAGGGCGTTGATGAATCCTGAGAAGGTTTCTTCGGCGACGCGCAAGCGTGTTGAAGATGCAGTTTTAGAAGCTGGTTACTCACCAAACTCACTTGCGCGCAACTTGCGTCGTAATGAGTCGAAAACCATTATCGCAATCGTTCCAGATATCTGTGATCCGTACTACACCGAGATCATTCGTGGTATCGAAGATGCTGCAATGGAACACGGATACATTGTATTACTTGGTGACAGCGCACAACAAAAGAAGCGCGAGAACTCTTTTGTTAATTTAGTTTTTACTAAGCAAGCCGATGGTATGTTGCTGTTGGGTACCGATTTACCTTTCGATGTGAGTAAGCCTGAGCAAAAAAATTTACCGCCGATGGTCATGGCGTGTGAATTTGCTCCGGAGCTTGAATTGCCAACGGTGCATATTGATAACTTAACTTCTGCATTTGAAGTGGTTAACTATTTAACTCAGCT
Above is a window of Vibrio taketomensis DNA encoding:
- the cytR gene encoding DNA-binding transcriptional regulator CytR; protein product: MATMKDVAQLAGVSTATVSRALMNPEKVSSATRKRVEDAVLEAGYSPNSLARNLRRNESKTIIAIVPDICDPYYTEIIRGIEDAAMEHGYIVLLGDSAQQKKRENSFVNLVFTKQADGMLLLGTDLPFDVSKPEQKNLPPMVMACEFAPELELPTVHIDNLTSAFEVVNYLTQLGHKRIAQISGPQAAALCQFRQQGYMQALRRAGITMNPAYSIFGNFSFEDGAKAVRQLLTLPEPPTAIFCHNDAMAIGAIQEAKRLGLRVPQDLSVVGFDDIQFAQYCDPPLTTISQPRYEIGRQAMLMMLEILRGHDVSSGSRLLETSLVVRKSAAPPRAI